A window from Xiphophorus maculatus strain JP 163 A chromosome 17, X_maculatus-5.0-male, whole genome shotgun sequence encodes these proteins:
- the LOC102225472 gene encoding fibroblast growth factor 6, which yields MAIAQRCHYSMRSGAETHWTLPTVIVLWTSLWAIASSFPTPNRTNATLIERKWETLFSRSYLGVNGGRSQLNWQSDYLQGIKRVRRLYCNVGIGFHLQVLPDGRISGVHSENPYSLIEISTVDRGVISLFGVRSQLFVAMNSRGRLYGTRLFKDECKFKETLLPNNYNAYESFVYKGFYIGLSKHGRVKRGNKATTAMTVTHFLPRL from the exons ATGGCCATTGCGCAAAGGTGTCACTACAGCATGCGCAGCGGGGCCGAGACGCACTGGACGCTGCCAACAGTTATTGTTCTGTGGACTTCTCTGTGGGCAATCGCTTCCTCTTTCCCGACCCCGAACAGGACTAACGCCACTTTGATAGAAAGGAAGTGGGAGACGCTTTTCTCCCGCTCCTATCTGGGTGTAAACGGGGGCAGATCGCAGCTGAACTGGCAGAGCGACTACTTGCAGGGCATCAAAAGAGTGCGGCGGCTGTACTGCAACGTGGGCATTGGGTTTCACCTGCAGGTGCTCCCGGATGGCAGGATAAGCGGTGTGCACAGTGAAAACCCATACA GTCTGATAGAGATCTCCACCGTGGACCGAGGGGTGATCAGCCTGTTCGGGGTGAGGAGTCAGCTGTTTGTCGCAATGAACAGCAGAGGAAGGTTGTACGGAACG AGACTCTTCAAGGACGAGTGCAAGTTCAAGGAGACGCTGCTGCCGAATAACTACAACGCCTACGAGTCTTTTGTTTACAAGGGCTTCTACATCGGCCTGAGCAAGCACGGCCGGGTAAAGCGAGGCAACAAGGCGACCACCGCCATGACTGTCACACATTTCCTCCCGCGACTATGA